In a genomic window of Chrysemys picta bellii isolate R12L10 chromosome 1, ASM1138683v2, whole genome shotgun sequence:
- the SYCP3 gene encoding synaptonemal complex protein 3 isoform X2, producing MAPSGRKHAGKAGKPIQEDQALCAYDFQEEEKKNLSGSEEDIREGDTPVIDKHGKKRPSVIPHAVVEEDVGGEVQTMLERFGADINKALLAKRKRLEMYTKASLKTSNQKIEHVWKTQQEQRQKLNQEYSQQFLTLFQQWDMDVQKTEEQEEKIANMFRQQQKVFQQARIVQSQRLKTIKQLYEQFLKSMEELEKNHENLLAGAQNELRKEMAMLQKKIMMDTQQQEMATVRKSLQSMLF from the exons GCATGCAGGGAAAGCTGGTAAACCAATACAGGAAGATCAAGCCTTATGTGCCTATGACTTTcaggaagaggaaaagaaaaacttGAGTGGATCAGAAGAAGATATTAGGGAAG gtGACACTCCAGTAATTGATAAACATGGGAAAAAAAGACCTTCAGTGATTCCTCATGCGGTAGTTGAAGAAGATGTGGG GGGTGAAGTACAGACGATGTTGGAACGATTTGGag CTGACATTAACAAGGCTCTCTTGGCTAAGAGGAAAAGATTAGAAATGTATACTAAGGCTTCTCTTAAAACCAGTAACCAGAAAATTGAACATGTTTGGAAAACACAGCAAGAACAGAG GCAGAAGCTCAACCAGGAGTATTCCCAGCAGTTTCTGACTTTATTTCAACAATGGGATATGGACGTGCAGAAAACAGAGGAACAGGAAGAAAAAATAGCG AATATGTTTCGCCAGCAACAGAAGGTTTTTCAACAAGCAAGAATAGTTCAGAGTCAGAGACTGAAAACAATTAAACAACTGTATGAGCAGTTCTTAAAG AGTATGGAAGAACTGGAGAAAAATCATGAAAACCTTCTAGCAGGTGCACAAAATGAACTTCGCAAGGAAATGGCTATGTTGCAAAAGAAAATCATGATGGACACT CAACAGCAAGAGATGGCAACTGTTCGCAAGTCTCTTCAGTCCATGTTATTCTGA
- the SYCP3 gene encoding synaptonemal complex protein 3 isoform X1: MAPSGRKHAGKAGKPIQEDQALCAYDFQEEEKKNLSGSEEDIREGDTPVIDKHGKKRPSVIPHAVVEEDVGGEVQTMLERFGADINKALLAKRKRLEMYTKASLKTSNQKIEHVWKTQQEQRQKLNQEYSQQFLTLFQQWDMDVQKTEEQEEKIANMFRQQQKVFQQARIVQSQRLKTIKQLYEQFLKSMEELEKNHENLLAGAQNELRKEMAMLQKKIMMDTVSINIDLWGKTAKNEKTEH, translated from the exons GCATGCAGGGAAAGCTGGTAAACCAATACAGGAAGATCAAGCCTTATGTGCCTATGACTTTcaggaagaggaaaagaaaaacttGAGTGGATCAGAAGAAGATATTAGGGAAG gtGACACTCCAGTAATTGATAAACATGGGAAAAAAAGACCTTCAGTGATTCCTCATGCGGTAGTTGAAGAAGATGTGGG GGGTGAAGTACAGACGATGTTGGAACGATTTGGag CTGACATTAACAAGGCTCTCTTGGCTAAGAGGAAAAGATTAGAAATGTATACTAAGGCTTCTCTTAAAACCAGTAACCAGAAAATTGAACATGTTTGGAAAACACAGCAAGAACAGAG GCAGAAGCTCAACCAGGAGTATTCCCAGCAGTTTCTGACTTTATTTCAACAATGGGATATGGACGTGCAGAAAACAGAGGAACAGGAAGAAAAAATAGCG AATATGTTTCGCCAGCAACAGAAGGTTTTTCAACAAGCAAGAATAGTTCAGAGTCAGAGACTGAAAACAATTAAACAACTGTATGAGCAGTTCTTAAAG AGTATGGAAGAACTGGAGAAAAATCATGAAAACCTTCTAGCAGGTGCACAAAATGAACTTCGCAAGGAAATGGCTATGTTGCAAAAGAAAATCATGATGGACACTGTAAGTATTAACATTGATTTATGGGGAAAAACAGCTAAAAATGAAAAGACAGAACATTAA
- the SYCP3 gene encoding synaptonemal complex protein 3 isoform X3 has translation MAPSGRKHAGKAGKPIQEDQALCAYDFQEEEKKNLSGSEEDIREADINKALLAKRKRLEMYTKASLKTSNQKIEHVWKTQQEQRQKLNQEYSQQFLTLFQQWDMDVQKTEEQEEKIANMFRQQQKVFQQARIVQSQRLKTIKQLYEQFLKSMEELEKNHENLLAGAQNELRKEMAMLQKKIMMDTVSINIDLWGKTAKNEKTEH, from the exons GCATGCAGGGAAAGCTGGTAAACCAATACAGGAAGATCAAGCCTTATGTGCCTATGACTTTcaggaagaggaaaagaaaaacttGAGTGGATCAGAAGAAGATATTAGGGAAG CTGACATTAACAAGGCTCTCTTGGCTAAGAGGAAAAGATTAGAAATGTATACTAAGGCTTCTCTTAAAACCAGTAACCAGAAAATTGAACATGTTTGGAAAACACAGCAAGAACAGAG GCAGAAGCTCAACCAGGAGTATTCCCAGCAGTTTCTGACTTTATTTCAACAATGGGATATGGACGTGCAGAAAACAGAGGAACAGGAAGAAAAAATAGCG AATATGTTTCGCCAGCAACAGAAGGTTTTTCAACAAGCAAGAATAGTTCAGAGTCAGAGACTGAAAACAATTAAACAACTGTATGAGCAGTTCTTAAAG AGTATGGAAGAACTGGAGAAAAATCATGAAAACCTTCTAGCAGGTGCACAAAATGAACTTCGCAAGGAAATGGCTATGTTGCAAAAGAAAATCATGATGGACACTGTAAGTATTAACATTGATTTATGGGGAAAAACAGCTAAAAATGAAAAGACAGAACATTAA